A window of the Desulforapulum autotrophicum HRM2 genome harbors these coding sequences:
- a CDS encoding Ig-like domain-containing alpha-2-macroglobulin family protein: protein MKLCPRSFLCAGIAGVLFSLLMVLFSQPSMAGEAFKIMRITPQGMDVPAKRQITIEFNQKVVPLGRMERDQSEIPITFDPLVNGQWRWLTPSTLGLELDEQERLKPATVYTMTIRPGITAEDGSSLTRPHVHSFTTLRPQMRYSGFKTWEAPGTPVLRLVFNQPVLGPSLEDHLFFEINNSARQRTAALVVPDPDDPEPGVNIPCETLENQDGQTGQTCNARRVWLVSPKNELAQDARVTLGIRAGVRSAMGPVPGVSNSTLVVFRTFPEFKFLGLEAYPINADKSLLIRAHGFKNETMPRPNPLAPLALVFSTPVSVDDFRKSVEFFPGLASDRPGFNPWANVYAYSGLGFPHKQGQTYRVSLPVNLVAHTPYRVKESALRLRDQFGRRLEIPLDFSFHTDHRPPDYTLVYDTAVLENGIDNDLPLVVTNLDLVNVHYRRMTVDKTEENLEHQTPVQAVQDLAVKIPLGVNTMLHHRSGAVSGTIATRPGVKKSNWQKTFFVQKTPFEVHVKSGHFNTLVWVVDLKTGDPVAGAAVFVYKDAVTRLKGDGPVLAQGVTDKDGILILPGTSTLDPGLKLFDWSWENSDERLFVKVVKDDLMALVPLSPRFETDTYRASGALFSSNLSRRYSHVHTWGTTAQGIYRAGETIDFKIYVRDQNNGTFIQAPKGSYTLKIINPTGKVVHEQNNITLSKFGAFDGRFTSSKTGSVGHYSFELSADFTEISWTPLKVLVSDFVPAAFKVTTQLNQSVLRPGQKVEVTTTAKLHAGGPYTSASTQVILRLEPRGFSSAHSLVKDFWFQADQQDQEGVILFNNQAALNNRGELVTGFDLIHDRTPFGRVVVESGVRDDRGGTIAATTSVDFFGRDRFVGLRSDSWLYYQGKPATFPFVVVDESGAPQAGINTGFWVERLTTKASRVKGAGNAYKTIYVDEWTRVKQFQAASSDHPLPVDFVPDRPGAYRITATINDTRERKHTSTLGFWVSGRDRVMWHHPEANALTLIAESDRLEVGATARYLVKNPFPGAKALVTVERYGVLKQWVMTLEGSTPVIEFPVEPEFAPGFFFSVNIVSPRVSPSPGNNGLDLGKPVSRMGYHRVEVADPNRQIKVAVAVERQTYKPGDTVRVDVRADNRDEPVEIAVAVLDEAVFDLIGRAGNPFDPFRGFYTIDGLDLVNYSLMKRLVGIQNFSKKGASPGGDGGATISMRSIFKYVSYWNPSIPTDPRGRAVFEFKVPDNLTGWRIFAMAVTPTDRMGTGEQTFKVNLPTEVRPVMPNQVMVGDRFNAGFSIMNRTDRGRSIAVKIDAMDVGDRSIASVEKTLFLPPFKRETVWMPVTAEKQGKIRFSATAGDDLDTDAMAHSLTVNGRDKVTTVATYGSIDGNRLTQTLAVPEKIRTDRGSLGVVLSSSVLGTLEPSLAYMRDYPYTCWEQRLSRAVVAALLPDLAPWISGAENQTMDLNNNQAPGRTFVWHKSDEFVRQTLAQAVTFQAPNGGMAYYRPDQERVSPYLSAYTAFAFSLIEHAGYEVPKIVEQRLHAFVRTLLKQDHVPQFYSPGMKATVRAVALAALARGNKGKMDDLERVFPHLKSMGLFGRAMLLEAALMTPGAGVMADSCVDSILALSDRTGGKMSFSEAPDKGYLQIASTPIRTNSAALAALVAYGGQANKALSRDIPQGLVRYLTDTRRGRDHWESTQDSVFAMRGLLAYARAFENEKTAMDVTADVDGQALGTANFQGKKQGSIRLARPIQSDDPGRSRLLTVERKGQGRLYVQTLMSYALKTPFPRSVNAGISVQRRVWVERNGKSVVLNDPVTLMAGDLVRVDLLVSPGGDRNFVVVDDPVPGGLEPVNRSLATASILDLEAEAPDPAADAGQRWFYHRELTHKGVRFYSERLPQGSYRLSYTAQVISSGRFTWLPVRAQEMYDTDVFGQGVETTLVVADPDR, encoded by the coding sequence ATGAAATTATGTCCTCGATCTTTTCTTTGCGCCGGTATCGCCGGTGTGCTTTTTTCCTTGTTGATGGTGTTATTTTCCCAGCCGTCCATGGCTGGTGAAGCCTTTAAAATCATGCGCATCACCCCCCAGGGTATGGACGTTCCGGCAAAACGCCAGATTACCATTGAGTTCAACCAGAAGGTTGTTCCCCTGGGAAGAATGGAAAGGGATCAGAGTGAAATTCCCATTACCTTTGACCCCCTGGTAAACGGCCAGTGGCGATGGCTGACCCCTTCTACCCTGGGTCTTGAGCTTGACGAACAAGAGCGGCTTAAACCTGCCACGGTTTACACCATGACCATCCGGCCGGGCATAACGGCCGAGGACGGCTCCAGCTTGACCCGGCCCCATGTCCATTCGTTTACAACCCTCCGGCCCCAGATGCGATATTCAGGCTTTAAAACCTGGGAAGCCCCTGGGACGCCTGTGCTCAGGCTGGTGTTTAACCAGCCGGTACTGGGGCCTTCCCTGGAAGATCATCTCTTCTTTGAGATAAACAATTCAGCCAGGCAGCGAACAGCTGCCCTTGTCGTCCCGGATCCGGACGACCCGGAACCTGGGGTTAACATCCCGTGTGAAACCCTGGAGAACCAGGACGGTCAAACCGGACAAACCTGCAACGCCCGGCGGGTATGGCTGGTGTCACCGAAAAATGAGCTGGCCCAGGATGCCCGGGTGACCCTTGGCATCCGGGCAGGTGTTCGATCGGCCATGGGACCTGTTCCTGGTGTCTCAAACTCGACCCTTGTTGTGTTTCGCACCTTTCCTGAGTTCAAGTTCCTGGGGCTTGAAGCCTACCCCATCAACGCAGATAAATCCCTGTTGATCCGGGCCCATGGTTTTAAGAATGAAACCATGCCGAGACCGAACCCCCTGGCCCCCCTGGCCCTTGTCTTTTCCACGCCGGTAAGTGTTGATGATTTCAGAAAGAGCGTGGAGTTTTTTCCAGGCCTTGCATCTGATCGACCGGGGTTTAATCCCTGGGCCAATGTCTATGCCTATTCCGGACTGGGTTTTCCCCACAAACAGGGGCAAACCTACCGGGTCTCTTTGCCGGTCAATCTTGTGGCCCATACCCCCTACCGGGTCAAGGAGAGTGCCTTACGGCTCAGGGACCAATTCGGCCGAAGGCTTGAAATTCCCCTTGATTTTTCCTTTCACACCGACCACCGGCCCCCTGACTATACCCTTGTCTACGATACCGCTGTTCTGGAAAACGGCATAGACAACGATCTTCCCCTGGTGGTGACCAATCTTGACCTGGTGAACGTTCACTACCGGCGAATGACTGTTGATAAAACCGAAGAAAATCTTGAACACCAGACGCCGGTGCAGGCGGTCCAGGACCTGGCAGTTAAAATTCCCCTTGGGGTCAACACCATGCTCCACCATCGGTCCGGGGCTGTTTCTGGAACAATAGCCACCCGGCCAGGGGTGAAAAAATCCAACTGGCAGAAAACTTTTTTTGTCCAGAAGACACCCTTCGAGGTCCATGTGAAATCGGGTCACTTCAACACCCTGGTGTGGGTGGTGGATCTTAAAACCGGGGATCCTGTGGCCGGTGCAGCAGTCTTTGTCTACAAAGACGCTGTGACCCGGTTGAAAGGCGACGGGCCTGTCCTGGCCCAGGGCGTGACAGACAAGGATGGCATCCTGATCCTGCCGGGCACCTCAACCCTTGATCCCGGGCTGAAACTGTTTGACTGGAGCTGGGAGAACAGTGACGAGCGTTTGTTTGTCAAGGTGGTCAAGGATGACCTCATGGCCCTGGTCCCTTTGAGCCCAAGGTTTGAGACCGATACCTATCGGGCCTCGGGCGCTCTTTTTTCATCCAATCTCAGCCGGCGCTACAGCCATGTCCACACCTGGGGCACCACGGCCCAGGGAATTTATCGTGCCGGAGAAACCATTGATTTCAAGATCTATGTCCGGGATCAGAATAACGGAACCTTTATCCAGGCCCCCAAAGGATCCTATACCCTTAAAATTATCAACCCAACGGGCAAGGTGGTCCATGAACAAAACAATATAACCCTTTCAAAATTCGGTGCCTTTGACGGACGGTTTACCAGCTCAAAAACTGGAAGTGTAGGGCATTATTCCTTTGAGCTTTCTGCCGATTTTACCGAGATCTCGTGGACCCCTTTAAAGGTGCTGGTCAGTGATTTTGTTCCTGCAGCCTTCAAGGTGACAACCCAGTTGAATCAGTCTGTTTTGCGGCCTGGCCAGAAGGTTGAGGTGACAACCACAGCAAAGCTCCATGCCGGTGGACCATACACCAGCGCATCAACCCAGGTTATCTTACGCCTTGAACCCCGGGGCTTTTCATCAGCCCATTCCCTGGTTAAGGATTTCTGGTTCCAGGCGGACCAGCAGGACCAGGAGGGTGTGATCCTTTTCAACAACCAGGCTGCCCTGAACAACAGGGGGGAGCTTGTCACAGGGTTTGATTTGATCCATGATCGAACGCCCTTTGGCCGTGTGGTTGTCGAGTCGGGCGTAAGGGATGACAGGGGGGGAACCATAGCCGCCACAACCTCGGTTGATTTTTTCGGCCGGGATCGGTTCGTGGGGTTAAGGTCGGACAGCTGGCTCTATTACCAGGGAAAACCAGCGACCTTTCCCTTTGTGGTGGTGGATGAAAGCGGCGCCCCCCAGGCGGGTATCAATACGGGCTTTTGGGTTGAACGCCTGACCACAAAGGCATCCAGGGTCAAGGGGGCGGGGAACGCATATAAGACGATCTATGTGGATGAGTGGACCAGGGTGAAACAATTCCAGGCAGCGTCCAGTGATCACCCCCTGCCCGTTGATTTTGTTCCGGACCGGCCAGGAGCGTATCGTATTACGGCAACCATCAACGACACCAGGGAAAGGAAACACACAAGTACCCTGGGGTTCTGGGTTTCAGGCAGAGACCGGGTGATGTGGCATCATCCAGAAGCCAATGCCCTGACCTTGATCGCTGAAAGCGATCGTCTTGAAGTGGGTGCCACGGCACGCTACCTGGTCAAGAACCCTTTTCCAGGGGCAAAGGCCCTTGTAACCGTGGAGCGGTACGGGGTTCTTAAACAATGGGTAATGACCCTGGAGGGAAGCACCCCTGTGATTGAATTTCCGGTTGAACCTGAGTTTGCCCCTGGTTTTTTCTTTTCAGTGAACATCGTCTCTCCCAGGGTGTCACCTTCTCCGGGAAACAATGGTCTGGACCTTGGAAAACCAGTATCACGTATGGGATACCACAGGGTTGAGGTGGCTGATCCCAACCGACAGATCAAGGTTGCTGTGGCGGTGGAACGACAAACCTACAAACCCGGAGATACGGTCAGGGTGGATGTCCGGGCTGACAACAGGGACGAGCCTGTGGAGATTGCCGTTGCCGTTCTTGACGAGGCCGTGTTTGACCTCATTGGTCGGGCAGGTAATCCGTTTGATCCCTTTAGGGGGTTTTACACCATTGACGGCCTGGATCTTGTCAATTATTCGCTTATGAAAAGACTCGTGGGTATTCAGAATTTTTCCAAAAAAGGGGCCTCACCCGGAGGGGATGGGGGCGCCACCATTTCCATGCGATCAATCTTTAAATATGTGAGCTACTGGAATCCGTCGATTCCAACTGACCCGAGGGGCAGGGCAGTGTTTGAGTTCAAGGTGCCTGATAATCTCACGGGTTGGCGGATTTTTGCCATGGCCGTGACCCCCACGGACCGAATGGGAACCGGTGAGCAGACCTTTAAGGTGAACCTGCCCACCGAGGTTCGACCGGTCATGCCCAATCAGGTCATGGTGGGTGACAGGTTCAATGCAGGGTTCAGCATCATGAACCGAACGGACCGGGGACGCTCTATTGCTGTAAAAATTGATGCCATGGATGTTGGTGACCGTTCGATTGCATCTGTGGAAAAGACCCTTTTTCTGCCGCCGTTTAAGCGCGAGACCGTGTGGATGCCGGTGACTGCAGAAAAACAGGGAAAAATACGGTTCAGCGCAACGGCCGGGGATGACCTGGACACGGACGCCATGGCCCATTCTTTGACGGTGAACGGTCGGGACAAGGTGACAACCGTTGCCACCTATGGCTCCATTGATGGCAATCGTCTGACCCAAACCCTGGCGGTGCCTGAAAAGATCCGGACAGATCGGGGAAGCCTGGGGGTTGTGCTTTCGTCGTCGGTGCTTGGAACCCTTGAACCTTCCCTGGCCTATATGCGTGATTATCCCTACACCTGCTGGGAGCAACGCCTCAGCCGGGCCGTTGTTGCAGCCCTTTTGCCTGATCTTGCTCCCTGGATTTCCGGAGCAGAGAATCAGACCATGGATTTGAACAATAACCAGGCACCGGGCAGGACCTTTGTCTGGCATAAAAGCGATGAATTTGTGCGGCAAACCCTGGCCCAGGCCGTGACTTTCCAGGCCCCAAACGGTGGGATGGCCTATTACAGACCGGATCAGGAGCGTGTCAGCCCATATCTGTCGGCCTACACAGCCTTTGCCTTTTCTCTTATAGAACATGCGGGGTATGAGGTGCCAAAAATTGTTGAACAAAGACTCCATGCCTTTGTTCGAACCCTGTTAAAACAGGACCATGTACCGCAATTTTATTCCCCGGGGATGAAGGCAACGGTGCGGGCTGTTGCCCTGGCCGCCCTTGCCCGGGGCAATAAAGGTAAGATGGATGATCTTGAGCGGGTTTTTCCCCATCTTAAGTCAATGGGACTTTTTGGCAGGGCCATGTTGCTGGAGGCGGCCCTTATGACCCCGGGAGCCGGGGTAATGGCGGACAGTTGTGTTGATTCCATTCTGGCCCTTTCCGACCGGACCGGAGGAAAGATGAGCTTCAGCGAAGCCCCTGATAAGGGGTACCTCCAGATTGCATCAACACCCATCCGGACCAACAGTGCTGCTCTTGCCGCCCTGGTCGCCTATGGGGGGCAGGCAAACAAGGCCTTGTCCCGGGATATTCCCCAGGGTCTTGTCCGTTACCTGACCGACACCCGCAGGGGCCGGGATCACTGGGAAAGCACCCAGGATAGTGTCTTTGCCATGAGGGGACTATTGGCCTATGCCCGGGCCTTTGAGAACGAAAAGACAGCCATGGATGTCACTGCCGATGTTGATGGTCAGGCCCTTGGAACGGCCAACTTTCAGGGAAAAAAACAAGGGAGTATTCGCCTGGCCCGGCCGATTCAATCCGATGATCCGGGCAGGTCCCGGTTGCTGACGGTTGAACGAAAAGGGCAGGGCCGACTCTATGTTCAGACCCTCATGTCCTATGCGCTAAAGACCCCTTTCCCCCGATCTGTCAATGCAGGTATTTCTGTGCAGAGAAGGGTGTGGGTTGAGCGCAACGGAAAATCTGTCGTTCTCAATGATCCTGTTACCCTCATGGCCGGTGACCTTGTGCGGGTGGACCTGTTGGTTTCCCCGGGCGGTGACAGGAATTTTGTGGTTGTGGACGATCCTGTTCCAGGCGGGCTTGAGCCGGTGAACCGTAGCCTTGCAACCGCTTCAATCCTGGATCTGGAGGCTGAGGCGCCTGACCCGGCAGCGGATGCAGGTCAACGCTGGTTTTACCATAGGGAGCTGACCCACAAAGGGGTGCGGTTTTATTCTGAAAGGCTTCCCCAGGGCAGTTACCGCCTTTCCTACACGGCCCAGGTCATCTCCTCTGGACGTTTTACCTGGCTTCCGGTCCGGGCCCAGGAAATGTATGACACGGACGTATTCGGCCAGGGGGTTGAAACCACCCTTGTTGTGGCGGATCCCGATAGATGA
- a CDS encoding PAS domain-containing sensor histidine kinase: MAGKLTYEELEKRILELEKEKVDRIKAEQALRESENSFVQLFESAPVPMGYAKFVEGYTGTTWNSAWYNTFGYSRKQADGRSGNDIGLWVEPEDRARLITMANRQNYVADFETLLRRHDGDVRNCTLFGRFIETPGNRLLMVVYLDITERKRVEKELHHLRNYLSNIIDSMPSVLIGVDAHGKVTQWNKKAEQATGISSDAAQSQMLSVVFPQLISQMGIITESIKTREIKQELKRPRHLEGNTRFEDVTIYPLIANGVEGAVIRVDDVTEKLSMEKMIVQSEKMLSLGGLAAGMAHEINNPLAGMIQTANVMANRLGGRIDIPANVKAAKASGTTVEAIQKFMEARGIMAMIDTINASGKRAAEIVNNMLSFARKSDAYVSSYHLADLLDKTLELAGSDYDLKKHYDFKTIEIIKKYEADLPMVPCEGNMIQQVLLNVLRNGAQAMQERRGTPNQGCPRFIFRLMREIKTNMLRIEIEDNGPGMDEATSKRIFEPFFTTKPVGVGTGLGLSVSYFIITESHGGKMSVESNPGSGTKFIIQLPF; encoded by the coding sequence ATGGCTGGAAAACTGACCTACGAAGAACTGGAAAAGCGGATTCTGGAGTTAGAAAAGGAAAAAGTGGATCGCATAAAGGCAGAACAGGCCTTGCGTGAGAGTGAGAACAGCTTTGTACAGCTTTTCGAGTCAGCACCGGTACCGATGGGCTATGCTAAGTTTGTCGAAGGTTATACCGGGACGACTTGGAATTCGGCATGGTATAATACGTTTGGGTATTCTCGAAAACAAGCTGACGGTCGGAGTGGGAATGACATCGGATTATGGGTAGAGCCTGAAGACCGAGCTCGTCTGATAACAATGGCCAACCGGCAAAATTATGTTGCTGATTTTGAAACCCTCCTGCGACGCCACGATGGCGATGTCCGTAACTGCACCTTATTCGGACGATTCATAGAAACTCCTGGAAACCGTCTCTTGATGGTGGTCTATCTTGATATTACCGAACGTAAAAGGGTGGAAAAAGAACTTCACCACCTGCGTAATTATCTGTCCAACATCATTGATTCAATGCCGTCTGTTCTAATAGGGGTGGATGCCCATGGCAAAGTAACCCAATGGAACAAAAAAGCTGAGCAAGCCACAGGGATATCTTCCGATGCAGCACAGAGTCAAATGCTTTCAGTGGTATTCCCCCAGTTGATATCTCAAATGGGAATAATTACCGAAAGTATCAAAACCAGAGAAATAAAGCAGGAATTAAAAAGACCTCGTCATCTTGAAGGCAACACCCGTTTTGAGGATGTTACCATATACCCTTTGATTGCCAATGGCGTTGAAGGAGCCGTGATTCGAGTGGACGATGTCACTGAAAAACTGAGTATGGAAAAGATGATCGTACAGAGTGAAAAAATGCTTTCCCTGGGCGGGCTTGCGGCCGGCATGGCCCATGAGATTAATAATCCCCTGGCCGGGATGATACAGACAGCAAACGTTATGGCAAATCGTCTTGGCGGAAGAATTGATATTCCTGCCAATGTTAAAGCTGCCAAAGCCTCTGGCACCACCGTTGAAGCTATTCAGAAATTTATGGAAGCCAGGGGGATAATGGCTATGATCGACACCATTAACGCATCGGGGAAAAGAGCGGCTGAAATTGTGAACAATATGCTCAGTTTTGCCCGAAAAAGTGATGCATATGTATCCTCTTATCATCTTGCTGATCTGTTGGACAAAACCCTGGAACTTGCAGGGTCGGATTATGACTTAAAAAAACATTATGACTTTAAAACCATAGAAATTATCAAAAAATATGAAGCGGATTTGCCCATGGTTCCCTGTGAAGGCAATATGATACAGCAGGTATTGCTGAATGTTCTCAGAAATGGCGCCCAGGCCATGCAGGAAAGAAGGGGCACCCCTAATCAGGGGTGCCCACGTTTTATTTTTCGACTCATGAGGGAAATAAAAACAAATATGCTGCGTATTGAAATTGAAGATAATGGCCCCGGGATGGACGAAGCGACCAGTAAAAGGATATTTGAACCTTTTTTCACTACCAAGCCTGTCGGTGTCGGTACAGGTCTTGGTCTTTCTGTTTCCTATTTTATCATTACTGAAAGTCATGGCGGCAAAATGAGCGTTGAGTCGAATCCCGGTTCTGGGACAAAATTTATTATCCAGCTTCCATTTTAA
- a CDS encoding transglycosylase domain-containing protein yields the protein MVKTWKGMVPWTRPLAELLKEVSKPSLVDRYGNPLTVTYTNPWNTSPLSLHQIPDRLKELFLFSEDKRFFRHRGMDWKARFHALAQNFWAFHTVRGASTITEQVVRMVHPRKRRIWARWIEGFEAMSLERSNTKASIFEFYLNQVPYAGNRRGVAQAALYYFNRSLDTLSLKEMMALVVLVRAPSSYDLGKNPGAIQPALARFGGSAFDRGMITALELARAIKGSFQLEPPGPIVEARHFAQFALAALKTESSLFQGQVLPMHGPLSDNEPGGVPGRITTTLDGPLQNFARTTMVERVADLYNRGGSNGACLVVDHKNRGILAWVCVGGDDSRLINSVRVPRQPGSTLKPFLYALALEQGWNAARLIQDTPLANPVGTGLHTYHNYSRRYYGPVTLRQALGNSLNIPAIRTIGFTGVDAFLSTLSSLGITSLDRHPEFYGDGLALGNGEVTLYELVQAYATLACQGLFSPLTWRADPCWNPKRTRVFSRETASIIANILSDPDARELEFGRGSLLNFPLETAVKTGTSNDYNDAWTVGFNNDYTVGAWMGNLDGHPMDGVTGATGPAMVVRSIFAWLNQKGNTAPLYLSPNLIRKKVFQAVPNTRAPQDEWFVPGTEPGGVGKIKVYGTDRLKEGGAVSKNRGANQDRIGFLKPVNGLEMAMDPRIPDRDEAFEFELLGVDPTDRVEWCLNGKRLGVTQGGKYLWQLEPGSHLVHAHVFKPGDHWRDHQVRFIVK from the coding sequence ATGGTCAAAACCTGGAAGGGTATGGTGCCATGGACCCGGCCCCTGGCAGAACTTCTAAAAGAGGTTTCAAAACCAAGCCTGGTTGACAGATATGGCAATCCATTGACCGTCACATATACCAACCCGTGGAACACCTCTCCCCTAAGCCTTCATCAGATACCTGACCGTTTGAAAGAACTATTTCTCTTTTCAGAGGACAAACGGTTTTTTCGCCACAGGGGAATGGACTGGAAAGCCAGGTTCCACGCCCTTGCTCAGAATTTTTGGGCGTTTCATACCGTTCGGGGGGCAAGTACCATCACAGAACAGGTGGTTCGCATGGTGCATCCGAGAAAGAGGCGTATCTGGGCACGCTGGATTGAAGGGTTTGAAGCCATGTCCCTTGAACGCTCCAACACAAAGGCGTCGATTTTCGAGTTTTACCTGAACCAGGTGCCCTATGCCGGCAACAGGCGGGGTGTTGCCCAGGCGGCCCTGTACTATTTCAACCGATCCCTGGATACTTTGAGTCTAAAGGAGATGATGGCGCTGGTTGTACTGGTGCGTGCACCATCCAGTTATGACCTGGGCAAAAATCCCGGGGCCATTCAGCCGGCACTTGCCCGTTTTGGGGGTTCGGCATTTGACCGGGGGATGATAACAGCTCTTGAGCTTGCACGGGCCATTAAGGGCAGTTTTCAGTTGGAACCCCCGGGTCCCATTGTTGAAGCCCGTCATTTTGCACAATTTGCCCTTGCCGCCCTAAAGACCGAGTCCAGTTTGTTCCAGGGGCAGGTGTTGCCCATGCACGGTCCTTTATCGGATAATGAACCGGGCGGCGTTCCGGGAAGGATAACAACCACACTTGACGGTCCCCTTCAGAATTTTGCCCGGACAACCATGGTGGAAAGGGTTGCTGACCTTTACAACAGGGGGGGCTCGAACGGGGCCTGTCTTGTGGTCGATCACAAAAACCGGGGAATTCTTGCCTGGGTTTGTGTGGGTGGGGATGATTCACGGCTGATCAATTCGGTTCGGGTTCCCCGACAGCCGGGTTCGACGTTAAAGCCTTTTCTGTATGCCCTTGCCCTTGAACAGGGCTGGAATGCTGCAAGGTTGATCCAGGACACGCCCCTTGCAAACCCAGTGGGTACCGGGCTTCACACCTATCATAACTATAGCCGCCGTTACTATGGCCCGGTCACCCTGCGCCAGGCCCTTGGGAACTCGCTCAACATTCCGGCCATCAGAACCATTGGTTTCACCGGGGTTGACGCCTTCTTATCAACCCTTTCGAGCCTTGGAATTACAAGCCTTGACAGGCATCCTGAATTTTACGGAGACGGTCTTGCCCTGGGTAACGGGGAGGTTACTCTGTATGAGTTGGTTCAGGCCTATGCAACCCTTGCCTGCCAAGGTCTTTTCTCACCCCTTACATGGAGAGCTGACCCGTGCTGGAACCCGAAAAGAACAAGGGTCTTTTCCCGGGAAACGGCATCGATTATCGCAAATATTCTCTCTGACCCAGATGCAAGGGAGCTTGAGTTCGGCAGGGGGTCATTGCTGAATTTTCCCCTGGAAACGGCAGTCAAAACGGGCACTTCCAATGACTATAACGACGCCTGGACTGTGGGATTCAACAACGACTATACCGTTGGTGCCTGGATGGGAAATCTTGACGGGCACCCCATGGACGGGGTTACCGGCGCCACAGGGCCTGCCATGGTGGTCAGATCGATTTTTGCATGGCTTAACCAGAAGGGTAACACAGCTCCGCTCTATTTGAGTCCGAATTTGATTAGAAAAAAAGTTTTTCAGGCCGTTCCGAATACCCGGGCTCCCCAGGACGAGTGGTTTGTTCCAGGTACTGAACCCGGAGGGGTTGGAAAGATAAAAGTTTATGGGACCGACAGATTAAAAGAAGGGGGTGCTGTGTCAAAAAACAGGGGAGCAAACCAGGATCGGATCGGTTTTTTAAAGCCTGTTAATGGCCTTGAAATGGCAATGGATCCCAGGATTCCGGACAGGGACGAGGCGTTTGAGTTTGAGTTGCTCGGTGTTGATCCAACGGATCGAGTCGAGTGGTGCCTTAACGGTAAACGCCTTGGTGTGACACAGGGGGGGAAATATTTGTGGCAGCTTGAGCCCGGTTCCCACCTTGTTCATGCCCATGTTTTTAAACCCGGCGACCATTGGCGCGATCATCAGGTCCGCTTCATTGTTAAATAG